CTAAGCGCATTCATAAGATGCAATTCAAGCGCCGTGCTCCCCGGGCAGTAAAGGAAATTCGCAAGTTTGCTCAAACTGCAATGGGAACCTCGGACGTCCGCATTAGTTCCGAACTCAACAAGGAAGTCTGGAAGCGTGGTATCAAAAATGTCCCAACTAGAGTGCGTGTTCGACTGAGCC
The Phaeodactylum tricornutum CCAP 1055/1 chromosome 7, whole genome shotgun sequence DNA segment above includes these coding regions:
- a CDS encoding predicted protein, with the translated sequence MVKGAPKPDLVTRDYTIQLSKRIHKMQFKRRAPRAVKEIRKFAQTAMGTSDVRISSELNKEVWKRGIKNVPTRVRVRLSRKRNEDEDADEKLYTLVDILIVESFKGLQTENYVEA